The Malus sylvestris chromosome 14, drMalSylv7.2, whole genome shotgun sequence genome segment AAATCAAACGCACCTGATGAATGTGCAACATGTGGCATTGACTCAATTACTCTACGCAAAAGCCGGCAGCCACCTTGTCGGTGCCGTTCGTAGTAATATTTGGTCTCAAAGGGATCTTTAGCTAAAGCATACATGTCAAAATTCACATGAAACAGGTCTTTGTTTGACCAAAAGATCAAGTAGCTGTACACAACATAATCAATTAGTAGGACTTTCGATCTCTTTGAATTTTAACCCTTTTCATCTTTACTTGAAGAGAAAGTATAATAGGGAGaccatttattttctttggGTTCATGCATGCATTCATATTCTTTTTTACTATATCAACAGTGATGTCGGTCGCTTGAGCTTTTATTTTTGGTTGCATGcagtatatatctatatatatatatatatatatatatatatatatatgtatatgtatatgtatatatacatatatgtatatgtatgtgggTGTGTGCGCGCGTGTATATATCTATACAAGAGGTAACGAGAGAAAGAATATGAACACAgtacaacaaatacaaaaataaatactTTTAACGGCTTGAATTACAAGATTCTTGTGCATATACATGTGTTTATATGCATTTCAAAAAAAAGTATGGGGATATTGTACGTAATTCCTAATTATACCATTCTTAAGttcgttttgatttgatttgtttaTGATCACTGACGTAACAATTCATTAATGTTTGGACTTATTACGCTCTTAGATGCTTAGATCAGGAGTAATAAGCAAGCAACTGCACCCTAGCTTTTCTCATGGATTGTGAAaacagaaaaggaaagaaaagaggaGAGAATATTTAATTAATGATAACTGATGTTTAGGTTGTATCAAAACTGTCACCACAATGGGAGTGATATTTCTTTGCATGTTTTAAATCATGGGCAGGACCAGTACACCTGTTAGGTAACACAGCACTATATACATATCGTACTGTGTAATTTATTGGTCCTCAATGCCTCTCAATTCGTTTTCCTTCCATATAGTTTTTAGTGATGAAGATTGGTTAAACATGAGTAGTTAAACACTACACTTAAGTTAGCCCAGTGGCGAGGACGAATATAGAGTGTTTGATAAGAGTAGACTAGGTTAACGGTTCAAATTTCGAAACCTTCTAGTGTAACCAAAGGAGAAACACCAAACACTAACGAATAGGATCACAAGCAAAAATGCAAGAACTCAAACTTCTTGGCTACTTCATGAAGAGCAGATTGGTAGCTTTCTATGATCATTTTTCATGACCCACCGTTGGCTATATGATATGAGTTCGGACTTGCAATGGTATGGCCTATATATGGCCGGATAAGGTTTTTAGGGTTAAGGTATCTTTTGTACCTAAAAAAATGATAGGGAAGACTAGAGAATTATTTGAGAAAGCGATATTCTACATACTATTTTGGACCAGACATTGCCCCTCAGCTTTTTAAAGTCAAGATTAGCCCTTATATATGCATGGGCTCCATGCATATGCACGAGTTTTGAAGTGATGGCCGGCGCTGACTAGCATCTTCAGTGCCCTTTGTGAAAGCTTCCCACTATATCTATAGCACATTTGATATGTGATTTAAAAAATGCTACGTGCATATGTTATTCACCTTCTTAGTTTATCATTTATCTGTTATTTGAAACAACTCATTATTTTAAGTCTTTAAACAATTTAGACCGTTTTTCATTACTCACAAGACCCTAAGTGCAAAACAATTTGCAGTAATATTGCAGCATCGTCGCTAGCTCATGTTTTAAAGTATAAATGATGACACATTAATATCTTAAGAGTATAATTAAAACATATTCATTGCATAATGCATCCGTAACATTACGCGGTGGTTTACGGTTAATACGTACACTCAATGTCTCTCCAATAATGCAAGAGAGGCCAGCCAATTTTAACCTTTTGGAGGGATGCGACTGAATGCATGAAGGTTCTGGAGCCCGCACATACTCTTGCAAGAAAATCAGCATCCCTGAcgtgtatatattatatatatagggCCCAGCTAGCCTAATCTTCTTAAAACTCTTTCCAGCGTTTCAAGAAATATATCACAATCTCAATACAACCCCACACACACCTACATTGAATGAATTTCATACGCACATATATaaatgtgtatgtatatatacttACATTTTtgtatatgtgtatgtatattaTACATGCACGTCCGGTTCATACAGGTTAGCATCAATAATGAACTATCGTTTGGTCATGGGGTTAATAATACAAAATCAGAATTAGATTGCAGCTGTTTGGTGCAGAACGATATTTTGGCCGCTCGAAAAGCACTTTTGTGGTAAGCAGGAAAAAGACGGACATGAAAATacaagttttaatgataattaGTTAACCAACAAGGAAAGATTAGGACCACAAAAAGAACTAATTACACTCATGATCATCttatttcaactttttttctgaaaaaaaaaagaagacagaAAAATACAGATTACAGAATATTCTGCAAATTACAATTTAACAACCTTGTAAAAAAtagaaagtgaaaaaaaatcctcaatatctcaaaccctttttttttcagcagTAGGAATTCCCCTGTTACTATCAACAtctatgtgtattttttttaaaccccaaaaaaattaaaatgaatttaCAATATTTTCAAATATTCTGGAAAACATCAAAATTTGCACCAGTTAGATCTTCTGACAACGACGTTAACGGATAGCTACTGAAATCTACTGAATTTTGAGCATGGTGATGAACAAGCTGCCCTTGTTGTTGCCAAGAACTATTGGGTTTGATAATTTCCTCAGACTTTATCCCATTGAAATGAAACTGAAACAAGGAGTCTAGTTTGTTATCTGTTTCCCATGGAAAAGCCGCATTTTCAACTACGTTGTTGCTGCTCATTTGACACCCTGCTGTATAGCTGCCGACGTTCGAGCTATTGCTCGAGCTTTCCTTAACCTCATTCATGAAAAATGAGCCGAGCCTTGAAGCTGAATTGTCCGAAAAATCTGTGCCGGACATGCTTCCATGGTCCGAATTTGCCAAACTTGGCATTGAAGTAAACCCAAAATTTGAGCTTGACTCATAAGGTCTAATGTTGGTATGGTGGTATTGAGCGGCAACAAGATCTGAATTGTAGGCTGATGACTCAAAACCGGGTTGGAACTCGAAATAAGATAGAGAATCAAAGGCTCTTGAGGCTTGTGGATTGTTGAGGACTCCTCCGTTTCCATCATAGTAATTTGAATCATTGAGAAGAAATGTTGGGCCTTGGGAAGCCATGGTTATTGGCATAGTTGGAAGCTCTGGCATTGGCAAAGACTCATTTAGGTCTGAACAATCAATGTTCTTCGTTTCTTTCAGCTCTTGTTCAGTTAGTGGCTTGTGAGTAGTTGGGTCAATTCCTTGCTTCATTAGCTTCTTCTTCAAACATGAATTCCAAAAGTTCTTTATCTCATTGTCTGTTCTTCCTGGCAATTGTGCTGCAATTTGAGCCCACCTGATGAAAATTCACAATTCAGTTACATAGAAAATTATTTTCAACATTTcaggattttaaaattttgattatagTATTTGCTCAATATCGACGGGACAAGAAAAATTGACAATAGGCACGGATAGCAGTGGCACAGAATGAGGTGGCTAAAAGCGTTACCGGTTGCCTATAACTTCGTGAAGACTAAGAATGAGATCCTCTTCCTGTTGTGAGAACATTCCTCTCTTCAAATCAGGCCTTAAATAGTTTATCCATCTCAACCTGCAACTCTTCCCACACCTCTGCAAACCTgatgaaaacacacaaaaaaaaaggggtTCAAACTCTTGATAATATGTTTGAAACCGAATTCTTGTAATGCAAAGTTTGAAGTGAGTTGTCGAATTACCAGCAAGCTTTGGGACCGAGCTCCAGCAGCCAACACCAAATTGAGTGATGTAGTTGAAGAGCTTCTCATCTTCTTCTGGTGACCAGAGGCCTTTCCTTAACTTCTGCTTCAAACAACACGAATTGCGTCCCATTTTTCGTGTTTGCTGATGAAAATCTGTAAAATAGTAAGCCGCTAGCAGGTTAGCTGCAGATCACAGCAACAATCCGGACATGGGGTTTGAGAATATATGTCTGTCTATATAtgcctctctctttctctctatatatattttattgtaaGAGAGAAAAATTAAGAGTAATTTCTTATGATTTAAAGAAAAGTGGGATATATCATACTTAGAACTCAAgtcatagagagagaagagagagagacagagagagagagagggttgaaGCAATCAAGTGGGTTTTACGCAAATCTGGTGCTACTGCTTTTGCATTGGACTGGATTGGATTTTAAGATATCTCTATCTTTAGAAATTGTGGGGGAAAATGGTGATATAAATGAGTGAAAAATACAGTTATATGTATAAGActcataaaaatatataaaagaaaagctGCTTTGGTTTAAAACCTCATAAATTCAAAAGGGATTgtcctttaattttttgtttgcttGCACAAATAGAAGACCTTTTGGCCCTTAATTTAATTGAGCAtgtgcaaatatatatataaacacatacATACttacatacacacatacatacatacatacatatatgtatttatatatgtatacacgTTTAGTATAACACAAATCCATAATATTGTACTTAATTAGTCTCACCTACTATATATGTACTTAACTACGAAAAGATATTGGTGTTCGAGTGGAAGGAGACATACATATTGCTCTTGCCAGTTAACTTAATCCTGACATTTTTTGGGTATTATGATTTTAcccatttgaattaaaagaaTCTGTAGACTTTTATATAGAAATACAAGGATTACAAGTCGATTAATAATTTCTTCAGAAGGGAAATCAAATGTACTTCTTTTTTCACTTGTTGCTCAATTTGGAACACATTCATATTGATCAATCtgcataaaaataatatttgagcCATGCTTGCCAGCTACTGTACACAGTACGCTGTATTTGAAGACAAAATCGAAATATACATCAATTGTGTACACAGTACGCTGTATTTGACTCAAGTGTCTGTGTCTAAATATTTACAGGATAAATATAAAGTTAGCCGACAGTACTAGAGTATCAATTGTGGGTTCCATTATTTGTGTATATATTTGACTATATATTATAAAGAACAAATTATTACATAAGTCGGACTAGAAAAATCTTGACGGTAGCTATGTATTTTTCACAACAACGTGAAAATAAAGAACAAAAGATTCCATAAAGCAAAAAAACGAAAGACAACGACCCTTTTcccctttctctttttcttcttttcctttatatttttCTCCTCCTTCCTTTTGGAGCTGCCGCAAGTAGCGAGCTTCCATCTTTAGTGTACGAAACTAccttttggaaaagaaaaaaaagtgtacGAAACAACCTAAGATCGCTGAGATCAGAACAATATGCTTGCATATCTTGTTGTTTACTGATTGTTTaagagcatttttttttcttttacttttgattttgactaATGTTTATGGTTACGTTTTACGTACGTCCTATTATAATGAATCAATAAAGATAGAATCCAACTATTTAGGTAAATATTACTTTTAGCTTGTATGTCaccattttttattattattgataCAAGTAATATTGAGGGAGATGTAAACAATTTCAAGATCCTCAGAAGGCTTATCCATGCTGTGAATACTTCTAGCCAACTAAACTACAACTCTAATCGCTAACCAAGTAAGCTACAAGCTCTTAAAATCTAAACCCTAGCTATTACTCCTATCATTCTTGCCCCTCACATAATGTGATACACAATGGATATGGTTcaaatagttttatttatttgttttggcTAATAAAGTTCCGATAGGAATCACAAATTCCTTTGCGTAAAaatactcgttttgacaaaCGCTTCAAATGTTCACAAGTTAAATTCATTCTCACGAATAACCAACCCACAATGAATGcatgaaaaaaaatgtaaagtaATGCTATGAATGGCCAAATTACAATGACAAACATTGATTTAGATTTTTTCCCTCTAAACTCCTTTatcgagaaatttttcagtgtgctaGAAATATGGTCTGGTACACCAAATgttataatacaagtggttggatacttgaaaaaaaaattaatcacttgtattatgacacttggtgtACCAAGATTTCTACTACTTATCTTATGAATTGACAGATAAGTTCTCTCCTTGATCCCAAGCACATATAATTGAGAAATAAATATGGGTTTTTGTGGGGTAAAAGGATTAATGAACTTGCTTAATCAATGTTTCATAAATAAGATCAAACAAAATAAGTGAAAGCCACAACAAGTACTCCCCCTTGCTATTAGCTAGTTTTCGTGAATTGAAAAGAAGAGAAGTTAATTGCCCTAATCCCACTACCCACTTATCTTAAAAAGAATGAACTATCAAATATCCCATCATGTATTAACAAAATGAAAGCTTTTGATAAACCAATGGAGGGGACAGATCCACCAGATGGCAGCCACGTGTTCACATATAATCAGTTACCGTCCGAGATGCACACATTGTATTTAAACTTCAACTTGAATGAAATCTCGGAAAAGGATCATCGCCGGATCCTTTATCCTAGATCCGGAGAATTCCGTAATTATATTTGTTCATCATACATTGTGCGATTAATTTTCGTTAAGTATTATTTatgtataattttaaattttaaatttggggAAGTGTTATTAgaactctaaaaatctcattctacaatcctcacaaatgtatttttctttttaaatatagaaagttttgactgtagaataagatttttgaaatgacaataacaattctctaaatttaaaataatttttaactacataatatacgataaacgaataCAGTTACGAAATCCTCTGAATCCCCAGAAAAAAGATTCGGCAAGCATCCTTTTCCTGAAATCTCAATGATTGGAGGCTCTAATAGACGTTTCCATGACCGACAGTTACGCGTATGAGGATATAAACGCCATATAATCTTGAAAAATACACAGCCAGCTAGACACACAGAAATGCGACCAATTTGTACACTTATTTCCCCACCAACTATTGTCGTTTTGTAGGTCAGTGATCATGCTACAGTCCCAAGCCTCCAATCCGTGTGTGTTATACTGTTAATCTGTAAACAAACCTTTCCAAACATTTCGGTGAATCGCTTTTCTCTTTAACTTAATGTGCCTCGTTCTAGATGAATGTGACATTCGCCTTAATATACCGTCTAATAGTTTTTATTGCTTGTAAACAAATCAAGATTAAGAGCACGCGCTGTcctgaaaaaggaaaacaagaaaaaaaaagcttataATTAAAGAACATAATTGCCAATTGGATTGAAT includes the following:
- the LOC126598475 gene encoding transcription factor MYB86-like — its product is MGRNSCCLKQKLRKGLWSPEEDEKLFNYITQFGVGCWSSVPKLAGLQRCGKSCRLRWINYLRPDLKRGMFSQQEEDLILSLHEVIGNRWAQIAAQLPGRTDNEIKNFWNSCLKKKLMKQGIDPTTHKPLTEQELKETKNIDCSDLNESLPMPELPTMPITMASQGPTFLLNDSNYYDGNGGVLNNPQASRAFDSLSYFEFQPGFESSAYNSDLVAAQYHHTNIRPYESSSNFGFTSMPSLANSDHGSMSGTDFSDNSASRLGSFFMNEVKESSSNSSNVGSYTAGCQMSSNNVVENAAFPWETDNKLDSLFQFHFNGIKSEEIIKPNSSWQQQGQLVHHHAQNSVDFSSYPLTSLSEDLTGANFDVFQNI